The Desulfobaculum bizertense DSM 18034 genomic interval TCAAGATTCCTGTTTCCGTTTCGCACGAAATTCTCTCTGAATTCAGAGAATTCGAGCGAACCTCCACCACCGTGGTCAACGCCTATGTCTCCCCCAAAATGACGGCGTACCTGACTGACCTGAAAAACGCAGTCGAAGGCAGCACCCTTCGCATCATGCAGTCCAATGGTGGCTCCATCAGCGTCAACACCGCTATGCAGGAATCTGTACGAACCATTCTTTCTGGCCCGGCTGGCGGGGCTGTCGGCGCCCTCGAAATCGGCAAACAGGCTGGTTTCGACAAGCTCATTACCTTTGACATGGGCGGCACATCCTCAGACGTTGCCCTACTCAACGGTGAACTGCCTCTCACAATGGAATCCAGCATTTCCGGCTACCCCGTCAAAGTTCCCATGATCGACATTCACACGGTCGGAGCGGGCGGCGGCTCCATTGCAGCACTCGACGAAGGCGGTTCCCTCAGCGTTGGCCCCGAAAGCGCAGGAGCAGACCCCGGCCCAATTTGCTACGGCAAAGGTGAGCGCATCACAGTGACCGACGCCAATCTTTATCTTGGCCGCCTCGTTGCTGAACGTTTTCTTGGTGGTGACATGACGCTCAGAACGGACGTTCTGAACGCAAAGATGAAAGAAATGGCCGAGCAAGCTGGGCTTTCTCCTGTCGAGCTGGCCGAAGGCATTCTGGACATTGCCAACACAAACATGGAACGCGCCATTCGTGTCATTTCCGTTGAGCGCGGCTTTGACCCCCGCGAGTTCACCATGTTCTCTTTTGGCGGTGCTGGCGGCATGCATTGCGTCAGCCTCGCTCGACTCCTCAACATGCCCCGCGTCTTCATCCCGGTGAACCCCGGCATTCTCTCTGCCGTTGGCATGCTTATGGCCGATGTCATCAAGGACTACAGCCGCACAGTCATGCTCGATCAGCATACCACTGACGCCGCAGCCCTCTATGAACTCTTTGCCCCGCTGGAAGCCCAGGGCGAAAATGACCTCAAAGCTGAAGGATTTGAAAGCAAAGCCATCCGTTTTGAACGCTTTCTCGACATGCGCTATCAGGGACAGTCTTTCGAGATTATGGTGCCCTTTGATGACGATTTCATTGAAAACTTTGAGCAGCTTCATGAACGCAGCTACGGCTATCGCAACCCCGGCCGTACCGTGGAAATCGTCAACATTCGACTGCGCGCTCGCGGAGCAGCAGAAAAGCCGACCAGCACCAAGCAGGAAACAGGCTCTGCGACGCCCGCACCAGAAGCGATTTCTAGCACACAGCCGAGTGTTTTTGACGGCACCACCTACGACACGCCAATCGTGGAACGCGAAAAACTTCTGCCCGGCAACAAAATCCCCGGCCCGGCAATTGTCGTCGAATACAGCTCGACCATTGTGATTCCGCCCTATGCGAACGTCACTGTGGACGCCTTTGGCAACCTGCTCATCGAGCTGGACAACGCCTAGTCATATTTCATTTCCAGAGGAAAGCATCATGGAAAATCAGACTGTTAACCCCATATTGCTGGAAGTGTTTAAAAACCGTTTCTCCTCC includes:
- a CDS encoding hydantoinase/oxoprolinase family protein, encoding MLILGVDTGGTFTDFIYRENGSWGIHKRLSTPENPSKAVIEGIRHICGGTIPQGLQIVHGSTVATNAILERKGVPTALVTNDGFTDVIEIGRQNRAELYNLSYRRQPHIVPSELRFGVGGRFDQDGTEVEPFDTTKAREIAKAIKDSGAESVAVCFLFSFLNASHEDAMRELLGELKIPVSVSHEILSEFREFERTSTTVVNAYVSPKMTAYLTDLKNAVEGSTLRIMQSNGGSISVNTAMQESVRTILSGPAGGAVGALEIGKQAGFDKLITFDMGGTSSDVALLNGELPLTMESSISGYPVKVPMIDIHTVGAGGGSIAALDEGGSLSVGPESAGADPGPICYGKGERITVTDANLYLGRLVAERFLGGDMTLRTDVLNAKMKEMAEQAGLSPVELAEGILDIANTNMERAIRVISVERGFDPREFTMFSFGGAGGMHCVSLARLLNMPRVFIPVNPGILSAVGMLMADVIKDYSRTVMLDQHTTDAAALYELFAPLEAQGENDLKAEGFESKAIRFERFLDMRYQGQSFEIMVPFDDDFIENFEQLHERSYGYRNPGRTVEIVNIRLRARGAAEKPTSTKQETGSATPAPEAISSTQPSVFDGTTYDTPIVEREKLLPGNKIPGPAIVVEYSSTIVIPPYANVTVDAFGNLLIELDNA